A portion of the Archocentrus centrarchus isolate MPI-CPG fArcCen1 chromosome 19, fArcCen1, whole genome shotgun sequence genome contains these proteins:
- the gprc5c gene encoding G-protein coupled receptor family C group 5 member C produces MATNITPKGCGQNLDSIYYNLCSLNDVWGIVVEAIAAAGIIFSFVLFISVLANLPFVNDYNRKSSVALHAFFLVCTAGLFCLTFTFIVGRDFSTCASRRFLFGVLFAGCFASHLMQCVRLNLLARRNSGPRVWVLCLGALGLWLVEVIINTEWLVITIVPFNATANMNRSMAVPCDIANVDFVMALIYVMVLILAVVVASLTIMMGKYTQWKKEGTCILLTSLFSVGIWVVWIVMYLYGNGKTGGPTWDDPTLAIALVANAWVFILMYTIPNICCLTSNNENEHDYEEDLYPSQGVGYETILKEQSSKNVYVENKAFSMDEPNQDKPVSPYSGYTGQLRSSVYQPTELALITKAVGNHQQPSGLSFDMVIPRATIGFAANSGSSTPST; encoded by the exons ATGGCCACCAACATCACCCCTAAGGGCTGCGGCCAAAATTTGGATTCCATTTATTATAATCTTTGTAGCCTCAACGATGTGTGGGGCATTGTGGTGGAGGCCATAGCAGCAGCTGGCATCATTTTCTCCTTCGTGCTCTTCATCTCAGTGCTGGCCAACTTGCCCTTCGTTAATGACTATAACCGCAAGAGCTCAGTGGCTCTTCATGCCTTCTTCCTGGTCTGCACTGCGGGTCTTTTTTGCCTAACCTTCACCTTCATCGTAGGACGGGACTTCTCCACATGTGCTTCACGGAGGTTCCTCTTCGGGGTGCTATTTGCCGGCTGCTTCGCCTCTCATCTGATGCAGTGTGTGAGGTTGAACCTCCTGGCCAGACGGAACAGCGGGCCTCGGGTTTGGGTCTTGTGTCTTGGGGCATTGGGGCTGTGGTTGGTGGAGGTGATCATCAACACAGAGTGGCTGGTAATTACAATTGTGCCCTTCAACGCCACAGCTAATATGAACAGATCTATGGCTGTACCTTGCGACATCGCCAATGTGGACTTTGTCATGGCGCTGATCTATGTGATGGTCCTGATCCTGGCCGTGGTGGTGGCAAGTCTGACCATCATGATGGGCAAATACACACAGTGGAAGAAAGAAGGCACCTGCATCCTTCTGACAAGCCTGTTCTCAGTGGGTATTTGGGTGGTGTGGATCGTCATGTACTTGTATGGGAATGGGAAGACAGGCGGGCCAACGTGGGATGACCCCACCTTAGCCATTGCTTTGGTGGCAAATGCCTGGGTGTTCATCCTGATGTACACCATTCCTAATATCTGCTGTTTAACCAGTAACAATGAGAATGAGCATGATTACGAAGAAGATCTTTACCCAAGCCAAGGAGTCGGATATGAGACGATCCTAAAGGAACAGTCCTCCAAGAACGTGTACGTGGAAAACAAGGCTTTCTCTATGGATGAGCCCAACCAAG ACAAGCCCGTGTCTCCGTACAGCGGCTACACCGGTCAGCTGCGTAGCTCAGTCTACCAGCCCACTGAGCTGGCTCTCATTACCAAAGCAGTTGGAAAT CACCAGCAACCATCAGGCTTGTCCTTTGACATGGTCATTCCCAGAGCTACCATCGGCTTTGCGGCCAACAGCGGGAGCAGCACCCCCTCGACATAA
- the gpr142 gene encoding probable G-protein coupled receptor 142: MIDLPNVTASGNQELDLKPEELQKSKCVLGFFPIIYYSILLCIGVPVNILTAVALCRLASRTKKALYHYLLAVTASDILSQLFIIFVGFLLETAVFHRDVPALLLHSISVAEFAANHASIWSTVPLTVDRYVALCHPLLHRQISYPARARKIIAVVLTASVASGLPFFWWSDMWRNSHPPTALDAILIWTHVTIIYFLPCSIFLVLNSLIIHTLRVRQRKQRCQEERGAKSAPLQRLGKTTAMLLAITSVFSVLWAPRTIVVIYHLYVSTVHRDWRTHLAYDLSNMLAMLNTAVNFFLYCFVSKPFRSSVRDVMLLRGSPLYSRRALPQQQVPANASISSLYSGNSKRFQRDFAA; the protein is encoded by the exons ATGATCGACTTGCCAAATGTGACAGCGTCTGGCAACCAGGAGCTGGACCTGAAACCTGAAGAGCTGCAAAAATCCAAATGTGTCCTTGGTTTCTTTCCCATCATCTACTACAGCATTCTGCTCTGCATCGGAGTGCCAG TAAACATCCTCACAGCAGTGGCTCTATGCAGACTAGCATCCCGCACTAAGAAGGCTCTGTACCATTACCTTTTGGCAGTGACAGCCTCGGATATTCTCTCCCAGCTCTTCATCATCTTCGTCGGCTTCCTGCTGGAGACGGCAGTTTTTCACCGTGACGTCCCTGCACTCCTGCTGCACTCCATCAGCGTCGCCGAGTTTGCTGCCAACCACGCTTCCATATGGTCCACCGTACCCCTCACTGTGGACCGCTACGTGGCGCTGTgccaccccctcctccaccgACAGATCAGCTACCCAGCCCGAGCCAGGAAGATCATCGCTGTGGTCCTGACAGCATCGGTCGCGTCGGGCCTGCCTTTCTTCTGGTGGTCGGACATGTGGCGGAACAGCCATCCGCCCACAGCGCTGGATGCCATACTCATATGGACACACGTGACTATCATCTACTTCCTGCCCTGCAGCATCTTCTTAGTGCTGAACTCTCTGATAATCCACACCCTGAGGGTGAGGCAGAGAAAGCAGCGCTGTCAGGAGGAGCGGGGGGCCAAGTCGGCACCTTTGCAAAGACTTGGGAAAACCACGGCCATGCTGCTGGCCATCACCTCAGTGTTCTCAGTTCTGTGGGCGCCCAGAACCATTGTGGTCATCTACCACCTGTATGTGTCCACAGTTCATCGAGACTGGCGCACCCACCTGGCCTATGACCTCTCCAACATGCTGGCCATGCTCAACACTGCGGTCAACTTCTTCCTCTACTGCTTTGTCAGTAAGCCATTCCGCAGCTCCGTGCGGGATGTCATGCTGCTCAGGGGGTCGCCGCTGTACTCTCGCCGTGCTCTGCCTCAACAGCAGGTCCCCGCCAATGCCTCCATTTCCTCCCTGTACAGTGGGAACAGTAAACGCTTTCAGCGGGACTTCGCTGCCTAG